The Gammaproteobacteria bacterium nucleotide sequence CCCCCAGATCTGTATGAACCCCAGCCGCACGCTCAGATAGATGCCGGTGCCGAGCAGCGCCAGCAGGGTGACGGGGTTGTTCCACAGCAGGCCCGCCAGTTGCCCGGAGAGCGCCGTCCAGTCCGGCCATTGTTCCCAGGGCATGGCTCAGCGTCTCTTTTGCTTGAGGATCATTTCGTCGCCGCGGTGACTCCATTCCAGCGGGCCCAGGAAATTCATGCCCAGCAGCACCTCGCCGCGGCGGCGGGGATCGATGCCGGCCCGCAAGTCGCGCAGGGAGATGGGACCCAACTCGATGCGGTCAATCCGCGTCGCGTAGATCTGCGCCGGCCCCGCGGCGGTGCTGGTAAGCAGGGCGGGGCCGCGCTCCAGCTGCAGCCGCTGCATGAGCGACTCCGGCACGCTGATCATCGTCGCCCCGGTATCCACCAGCAGCTGCACCGGTTCGCCGTTGATGCGCCCGGTCGCGATGTAGTGTCCGGCAGGATTGCGCCGCAGGGTTACGATGATTTCTTCGTCCGTGACCAGGCTGGCGACCTCCCGGTTCGGGTGGTCGCGCTGTTGCTGCCATTTGCCGAAGGCAAAGGTCAGCAGCGCCAGCGCGCACAGCCAGGCGGCGATCAACATGCCTTTGCCCAGCGGCGCGGCCGGTTTGACGGTGGGTGGGGGGAACATGGTTCTAATGGAGACCTGATCGGGCCTTAATAGGGCCCTAATCGTAAGCCAGCCGGACGCCGGCGAATAAGTGGCGCGTGCCGGGCAGGTAATAGTTGCGGAAGCTGTGCCGGCGGATCTCCGGTTGGGTATGACGGCTGCCGCCGCGCAACACGCGGTGTTCGCCGTCGAAATACGGGGTGGAGTAACCCATGTAAGGGTAGGGGCGGAAGCCGGGGTAGGGGTGCAGGGGGTTCGCGCACCACTCCCACACCTGGCCGACGCCGTCCAGCAACCCCTGGCGCCGGGCGGCCTCCCATTCGTATTCGTGCGGCAGCCGCCCCCGGTTCCAGGCCGCGAAGGCGCTGGCCTCGAAGTGGCTGATGCCGTACACCGCGGCCTCCGCCCGCAACGGCTCCGCGCCCCCGGGGCCGACGGCATACCAGTCCCCGTCTCGCGCCTGCCGCCAGTATTCCGGCGCCTCGATGCGTTGGCGCAGGCGCCATTTCCAGCCGCGCGGGCTCCAGTATTCCCGCCGCCGGTAGCCGCCTGCCTCCAGGAATTCCAGGTATTGCGCGTTGCTGGCCGGCCTGCGTTCCAGCGTGACGGCGCCCAGTGTCGCATATACGGCGCCGTACTCGTTGTCGTAGGGGGCATGGGGGTTGTCGGCGCCGATGCGGTAGCGTCCCG carries:
- a CDS encoding TIGR02281 family clan AA aspartic protease → MFPPPTVKPAAPLGKGMLIAAWLCALALLTFAFGKWQQQRDHPNREVASLVTDEEIIVTLRRNPAGHYIATGRINGEPVQLLVDTGATMISVPESLMQRLQLERGPALLTSTAAGPAQIYATRIDRIELGPISLRDLRAGIDPRRRGEVLLGMNFLGPLEWSHRGDEMILKQKRR